The stretch of DNA GGCAATTCCCGGGGACATGCCGTTCATTACAGCAAGCTTACTGTGAGTTCAGTCCATAGCAGATGCAGGAAAAATCAGGACTGCAGACGGCTACCTCCCCTCTTCTCTCAATTTTTCTCAGTTCCTGCTAGGTCATCTTAGTGTCCAGCCACACCAAAAAGGAGCAAAATGTTCTATCTGTGTTTCACATCGCCTGGAAAGTTCTCCTCGTGTTCACTTTTTAACGCTCCGGTCGTGTTTAAACCTCGTGTATAAACCTCGTGTTTACACGGCGCCTTGACGAGGGAAGCCGGTTTTGACCGCACTGGTGACCCTCAGCGCCTTCTCAGGCCGGACACGAGGGACAGCCGGGCCGGGCTGTCTGTCCCCGCAGGTGAAGCCTGACAGCCCTCAGCCACCTTCCCCCGACCGAGCAGCCCCTGTACGACGCGGGTCGGTTCCGCCACCCCCTCGGCGCCGCCGGCGGGGCTCGCCTGGAGACCGGCGCTTCGAACCGGTAAGGGAAGGCttcagaggggacagggggactgACGGTGGGCAGCGCGGTGCCGGGCGCCGTGCGCTAGCTCCGTGCGGAGCAGCTCGGCCCGCTCCGGTCCGCCGGCGGCCGCGGGAGGGCGCGGAAcgtcccgccccgccccgcgcccccgcGGGAGCGCGCCCGGCCGGCCGCCGTGTGCCTGCGCGCCCAGTCAGGgccgcggcggcggctgcgctTCCACGGCGCCGCCGGGGCAGGGTTTCGCTCGGTTTGGCTCcgtgtcacacacagatgtgaCTCTTGTCTGTTCCCTGCGAACGTACAACCGTGACGGCTCACCTCCTCCCGCCTCCCTTACTGccccccccacctccccccacaggaaaaaaaaaaaaaaaaaaaaaaaaaaaaaaaaagggaaaaaaaaatcccacccttttacaaaatatttcctCAGATCCCACACCGAgcagcagccgccgccgccgccgcagagccctgggagctgaTGGAGCAATGGGTGGGAAGCGGGAAACCGGCGCCACGAGCAAAAACTTCGCCTaacttttcccttcctttctaacgctcttccctcttcccctccGTCTCCTTACCCCCTCCTCTGGGCTACGCTCCATTTTCCGCCGTCTCTCTGCCCCCTCTCAGCCCTCCCTCCAGCTTTCTTTCGCATTGCCGCCTTCCCTCTCTCTCGCTCCAGCAGCGCCTGGAGCCGATAAGGAAGAGAAGCAGCGGGAGGGACTGCAGCCGCTCGAGGAGCAGCGGGGCGGAGGACGGGAAGGCGAAAGGgggcagaggaggcagaggggCGGCAGCCCCGCGCGGCGCCGCCGGCCGCCCTCGCCACAAAGTTGGCGGCGGTCGCTGGGTGTTTTTGACAGCTGGGCGCGGGCGGCCTCTGCCGCGGCCCCCGCCTGGCACAGAAAGTTTGCGGGGGAgggagcaggcagagggaaggggaaagagCAGTcgggggtgtgtgtgtgtgaaaaaataaaccccttctgcctccctgcctgccgCCCTCGTCCGAGAGCGCGGGGTTAGAAGGAAGCAGCGCTGCCCTCTCGGACCCGCTCGCAGCACCCCCCCCACCgcctc from Poecile atricapillus isolate bPoeAtr1 chromosome Z, bPoeAtr1.hap1, whole genome shotgun sequence encodes:
- the LOC131573367 gene encoding uncharacterized protein LOC131573367, which gives rise to MGGGTQVRVRASTGWFVVVGIFGWGRGGGGGGAASGSERAALLPSNPALSDEGGRQGGRRGLFFHTHTPPTALSPSLCLLPPPQTFCARRGPRQRPPAPSCQKHPATAANFVARAAGGAARGCRPSASSAPFRLPVLRPAAPRAAAVPPAASLPYRLQALLERERGKAAMRKKAGGRAERGQRDGGKWSVAQRRGEQTRVTSVCDTEPNRAKPCPGGAVEAQPPPRP